The Gemmatimonadaceae bacterium region AGGTGATGCAGCAGCTTCTCGAGGAGAACGGTGGCTTGGATCATGCCGCGGAAACGGTCGATGCGAGCATCAACGACTTCGCCCGCCGCCGCATCGGAGCGCGGATGACGGAGATCGACCGATTCCTGCCGCTGGCGGGCGCCGACGAGAAGGACGATCTGATCCGCGAAAAGCGCCGCTTGGCGGCCGAGCTTCAGGCGTTGGGGCGGCCGCGCTGGAAATCTTTCACATCCTCGACGCCACCCGCGATACCTTCCTGATCCTACCTAACGACGATCTCACCGCTGGTTTGGAGGACTCGTGCACCCAGACGTTGGCGCACTCTTGGCCGTGCAGGACGATGACATCGCCATCCGCCGACTCGAAAACCAACTCGCCCAGTTGGGGCCGCAGCTCGAGGCGCTCGCGAAGGAGCGTGACGCGGCGCGAGCGCAGCTCGAACAGGCGACGCAGACCGCCGATGCCGAGGAACGCCGCCGGCACGACGTCGCCGGGCGCGTGGCGCAGCACCGCGCGCTGCAAGAAAAGAATCAAGCCGCGCTCAATACGGTGACCTCGATGCGCGAGGCGACCGCCGCGACCGCGCAGCTCGAGCAGGCGAAGCGAATGATCGACGAAGACGAGCGGGAGCTGTCGGCAATCGGGCAGCGGCTCACCGCCGCGAGAAAACTGGCCGACGACCGGACACGAATCGTCGCCGATCTCGAGGCGGCTCAGGCCGAGAAACACGAGTCACTCGCCGCCGACCGCGCGGCGCTCGAGTCGCAGATCGCCGAAGCGCGAACCGCAAGAAACACGAAGGCCGCCTCCGTGCCGCGCAGCCTGTTGTCGACCTATGACCGGATTCGTTCGAGAAAGACGGGGCCCGCGGTCTTTCCATTGCGCGGCCCGTCGTGCGCCAACTGCGACACGATGATTCCCCTGCAGCGACGCAGCTCGATGACGGGAACGGGTGCCACGGTGATCTGCGAAGGTTGTGGAGTGATGCTGTACGCGGCGGATTGATGATTGTAGGAGCTGGCAGCGTCACCTAGCTTGTTTCTCGTGAGCGCTTCCGAAGTGTCCGAGGTCACCGCGCGTCCCCGCCTGCTCCCGCGGCCCCGCGCGCGTTGGCTGCTGCCGCAAGAGCCGGACCCGACGATCGTCGCGCAGCTCAAGGAAGAGCTGCGACTCCCGCACGCCGTCTGTCGTCTGCTCGCCATCCGCGGTTTCGGCGAGCCGGATCACGCGAAAGCCTATCTCCGTCCTCGGCTCGACCACCTGCACGAGCCGGCGCAGCTGGCCGATCTCGACAAGGCCGTCGAGCGCCTCGCGCGGGCGGTGCGCGACAACGAGACGATCTTCGTTCACGGCGACTACGACGTCGACGGCATCTGCTCGACGACGCTCATGGTGCGCACGATCCGCTCGCTGGGCGGGACGGTCGTCCCCTTCATCCCGCGGCGGCTGACCGACGGATACGACCTTGGCGACGCGGGCGTTCGCGCCGCGGAAGCGTGTGGCGCGCGGCTCGTCCTGACCTGCGATTGCGGAACGAGCGCGCACGGCCCTATCGATCGGCTCATGTCGGCGGGAATCGACGTGATCGTCGCCGATCACCATTTGCCGAGTGGTCCGCTGCCGGCGGCCTACGCGGTGCTCAACCCGAAGCGTCCGGGGTGTCCGTCGCCCGACAAGGATCTCGCCGCGGTCGGCGTCGCGTTCAAGCTCGCGCTGGCGCTCACGCGTGCGATGAACGGCAACGTCAACTCGGTGTTCGCGATGCTGGATCTCGTCGCGCTCGCGACGATCGCCGACGTCGCGCCGCTGCGAGGCGAGAATCGGGTGCTGGTGCGGTATGGCCTGCGTTTGTTGAACGAGCCGATCCGCCCAGGGATCCGCGCGATGATTCGCGCGACCGGCTTGGAGGGGCGCGCGCTCACCGCCGGACGCGTCGGATTCATTCTCGCCCCTCGGCTCAACGCGGCCGGCCGCCTCGAGAGCGCGCTGCGCGGTGTAGAGTTGCTGCTCTCCACGAGTGACCAGGAAGCCAATCCGATCGCTCGCGAGCTCGAGGAGTTGAACGCGCGCCGCCAGGAGATCGATCGCGCCACGCTCGAGCAGGTGCGCGAACGAGTCACCGCGCTCGACCTGGAATCGACGTACGGGATCGTGCTCGCGGAGCAGGGGTGGCATCCGGGCGTCATCGGCATCGTCGCGTCGCGGGTGGTCGAAGAATTCGGTCGGCCGACGATGCTCATCGCGCTCGAAGGCGAAACTGGAAAGGGGTCCGGCCGCTCGATCAGCGCGTTCGACTTGCACGGCGGGCTCACCGAATGCCGGGACCTGTTGCTCCGATTCGGCGGGCACCGCTCCGCCGCCGGCGTGACTGTTTCCACCGATCAGGTCGCGGCGTTCGCGGCTCGGTTCAACGACGTCGCGCGCTCGCGTCTGAGCGCGGACGACCTCGTCCCGGAGCTTCGCATCGACCTCGAGGTACCGCTCGACCAGGTGAACGACGACCTGGAATCGCTGCTCCGCCATCTCGAGCCGTGCGGCATGGGGAATCCGTCGCCGCTCCTTCTCACGCGCGGTCTGACCGTCGCCGCGCCGCCTCGGGTCGTCGGGACCGATGGCCTCAAACTCATTCTCGCCGACGGTGACCGACGGATCACGGCGCTCGGCTGGGGAATGGGTCCGCGGATCCGCGACGTGGAAGAGGGCGCGACGATCGACGTCGCCTATCGCCTCGAACGCGACGTTTGGAATGGAGAGTCGCGGCTCCAGGCGCGTCTGGCCGACTTCCGCGCCTAGAGCACCCGCGTGCGGATCGTCGCCGGCCGCTGGCGCGGGCGAAGAATCGACGCACCAAAGGACGCCCGCGTCCGGCCGACCGGCGACCGCGTTCGTGAAGCGTGGATGAGCATCGTTAGCCCATGGCTGCCGGACGCCCGCGTCCTCGATCTCTTCGCCGGCTCCGGCGCGCTCGGCTTGGAGGCACTGTCGCGCGGCGCCACGGTGGTGGATTTGGTCGAGATCGCGCCTGAGAGCATCTCGACGATTCGCGCCAACGCCGACCGGCTCGGGGCCGGTGCCGCCGCGATTGTTCATCGCGCCGACGCGCTTCGATTCGTCGCCAAGCTTTCGGCGGGCGATTACGACGTCGCGTTCGCCGACCCGCCCTACGATCTCGCGCTCGCCACTCGTGTCGCCGAGCGCTGGCTCGATACCCCGTTTGCGTCGATCCTCGGCGTGGAGCACCGGACGGGGGAGGCGCTGCCCGGCGAGCCGGACGTTCGCCGGTACGGCAGCACGAGCATCAGCTTTTACGGGTTGAAGAGCTGACCAGCATTGGGGGGGCGCCCCGGTCGGACTATAATTCTCCGCGCTATGCGAACGGCTCTTTACGCAGGCAGCTTCGACCCGATCACCCGCGGCCATGAAGATCTCATGCTGCGGAGTCTTGCATACGTCGATCGGCTCGTCGTCGCCGTCGCGACGAACTCGTCGAAACACCCGGTGTTTACGGTGCAGGAGCGGGTCGACCTGATCCGCGAGACCGTATCGAACGAGCCCCGGATAACCGTCAAGAGCTTCGACGGCCTTCTCGTCGAGTTCGCCGCGCAGGAAGGAGCGCAGCTGCTCATCCGTGGCCTTCGCGCCGTGAGCGACTTCGAGTACGAGTATCAGATGGCACTCATGAACCGCCACCTGTCGCCAAAGCTGGAGACCGTGTTCATGGTGCCGTCGCTCGACACCACGTACATCAGCGCGAGTCTCGTCCGCGAGATCGCGCGATACGGCGGCGACGTCTCGAGCCTCGTGCATCCGGCCGTCGCGGCCGCGCTCAAGAAGCGCCTCTCGTCGAAATGAGCTTTCTCGCGGAGCTACACGCCCGCGCGGCCGCGGCTGCGCGGCGAATCGTCTTTCCCGAATCAGCCGACGAACGCACGCGCACTGCCGTTTCGGAATTGGCGCGGCGAAGAATCGTGCGTCCGATTCTCCTGCTCGACCCGGCGGCGCCAGAAACGCACGACGCGGTTCGGGCGCTCGGCGTGGACGTGATCGATCCGGTGCGGCAACCACTGTCGGAGAGCGCCCTCACCGAATTTCTGAGCCGTCACGCCGCGCGCGGCCTCACAAAAGAGGAGGGAAGAGCCATTCTCCACACTTCCCTCCACTACGCCGATGCGATGGTGGCGCTGGATCAAGCCGACGGGTGCGTTGCCGGGGCGGTTCACACCAGCGGCGACGTGCTCCGTGCGTCGCTCTGGCTCGTCGGACCGGACGCCGGGGTGCGAACCGTCTCCAGCGCGTTCTACATGGTGGTGGACTCGTTCCGCGGCTCGGCTGAAGAGGTTCTGACGTTCACCGACTGCGCAGTCGTTCGGTATCCGACCGCGACGCAACTCGCGGACATCGCCATCGCGGCCGCGGTGGATCGCCGTCGCATCGTCGGCGACGAGCCGACCGTCGCATTTCTTTCCTTCAGCACGCGCGGCAGCGCGACGGGGGCGTCGGTCGACTTGGTCCGCGCGGCGGTGGACGAGGTCAGGGCGAGAATGCCTGGGCTCGCGGTGGACGGAGAATTGCAAGGAGACGCAGCGCTCGCTTCGGCGGTGGCCGAACGGAAGGCTCCGGACAGCGCCGTTGCGGGACGCGCTAACGTACTTGTGTTTCCGTCGCTCGATGCCGGCAACATCGCGTACAAGTTGGTGCAGCGGTTGGCCCACGCGAGCGCGATCGGGCCGATCGTGCAGGGATTGCGTCGCCCGTGCAGCGATCTTTCGCGCGGCGCGGTGGTGGATGACATATTCAACGTGGCCGCTGTGACGGCGCTCCAATCGGTGAGCGCGACGGCGGTGAACGAGGCCCGCCAGGAGAGTACGAAATGAGCTTCTCGATCAAGAAGGACGGGCAGGTCGTGGTCGTCGACGTCGAAGGGCAACTCATCGTGGGAAATCGTCAGGAGTTGAAGCAGAAGGTTCTCGACGAGCTCGAGCGTGGCGAGCGAAGATTCTTGATCGATTTCGCGCAGACGGGTTACATCGACAGCTCGGGATTGGGTGTGCTCGTGTCGCTGTCGAAAAAGATTCGTGAACAGGGCGGAGAGCTCCGCCTCGCGAATCTGAATGACGATCTCAAGACGCTGTTCGAACTGACGAAGCTGGACACGTTGTTCCAGATCGCCGACACCCGCGACCGAGCGTTGAAGAGCTTCTGACACACCCGGACGGTCGTCCCGTCGAGCCTTCCCGCGGCTCTTCCGACCATGGCGGCGACCCCACGCGGGTCGTCGAACTCGACATCCCCAACGACGTTCGATACATCGAGAACGTCGTGGAGCTCGTGCGCCGTGAGTGCATCGAGCTCGCGTACGGTCAGCGCCAATTGATGCTCAACGTGCCGGTCGCGCTGACCGAGGCGTTGTCGAACGCGATCCTCCGCGGCAACGGCGACGATCCGGCCAAGCATGTCCACGTGCGCGCCGAAGTCGATTCCGAGCGGCTCGTGGTCGAAGTCGCCGACGAGGGTGAGGGGTTCGACCTCGACGCCTCCATGGTCGACCCGACGACGCCGGGCAACATCGATCGTGAGGACGGACGCGGACTCTTCCTCATGCGGAAGCTGATGGACCGCGTCGAGATGATCGACGCGCCGCATGGCAGCGTCGTACGCATGACGCTGCACCGCGAATGACGGAGCTCGCGCAGGTCCTCGCCGCGTTCGAGACGGCGACGCAATGCGAGGCGGCCGTCTGGATGGGGGGGTCGGCAGACCCGAAGGCGATCGTTCGCGTCGCGTCGACCCGTGCCTCTCCCGAAGTCGACCAGTTTCCGTCGCCGGGCGAAGAGCAACGCGTGATCCCACTGATGGACGGCGACGCGGGCGGCGAGGCGGTGATCTCCCTCGTACCAGGACCGCGGCGCGCCTGGCTCGTCGTTGGTCCCACCCGCGCCAGGTCGAACGATCCTCGCGCCCTCACCCGCTTCCTCCTTCCCGTCGTCGCTCAATACCTCCAATCCGCGCTCGAAGTCGAGCACGCGGCGAACGAGCTCGCCGAGCGCTACGAGGAGATCAACCTCCTCTACACGATCAGCGAGATCCTCGGACGAACCGTGTCGCTCGAGGAGGCGACGAAGACGATCCTCTCCGAGGTGTCGGAGACGGTGGGCGCACGCCGCGCCAGCGTCCTCGTGGCCGATCGCGGCACCAACATGCTACGCGCCGTCGCCGCCCTCGGCGTCGATCCGGCGGAGGTTCCGGCGATCTCGGTGGACGACGCGTGCAGCGTCAGCGCGCGCGTCTTCCGGTCGCGCCACCCCGCCTTGATCGAGGGCGACGACTCGCTCTGCCCAGAGGAAGCGAGCTATCGGCGCGGCGCGATGCTCTCGGTTCCGATCATGTGGACTGCGCCGGTGCCGCGCGAGCCGGAGACGCTCGGCGTCGTGAATCTCTCCGATCGCCGTTCCGGACAGCCGTTCACGGCCGGCGACCTGAAGCTCATCGCCGCGATCGCGACGCAGATCGGTACGGCCATTCAGAACGCGCGGTTGGTGCGCGCCTCGATCGAGCAGCAGCGGCTGGCGCACGAGATGCAGCTCGCGCACGACCTGCAGATGAAGCTTCTGCCCGACAACCGGATCGTCGCGCCGGACGCCAACGTCGCGGCGCGTGTCATCCCCGCCGAGAGCGTGGGCGGAGACTTTTACAACCTGTTCCACCTCGGAAATTCGCGCACCGGCGTAATGATCGGCGACGTGTCGGGGCATGGTTATCAGGCCGCGCTGATCATGGCGCTCACGATGAGCGCGTCGGCGATCCACTCGCAAGCGACGACCGATCCGGGCACGATGCTCCAGGCTCTCGCGGGAACGCTGCGCGAAGAGCTCACGATGACCGAGATGTTCATTTCGGCCTTCTACGCCGTCATCGATCCGATCGCCGGCCAGCTGCATTACGCGAACACGGGGCATCCGCACGCGTTCCTCTGTTCACCCGGCAAGGGCATCGAGCGCCTTCCGGCAAACGATCCTCCGCTCGGCATGGACGAGCGCGCACCGGCGACGGCGAGCAGGCCGTGGAACCCCGACAAGGATCTCCTCGTGTTGTTCACCGACGGCGTGAGCGACGCGCGCAACCGGGCCGGTGAGCGGCTCGGCGAGAATCGCGTGCTCGAGGTCGTGCGGTCGTTCGCGGGAGCCGAGCCGTCGACGATCCTCGACCGAATCATCGAGTCGCTGCACGAACACCGCGACGGAGCCGCGCTTCGGGACGATCTCACGATCGTATTGGTTCGGAGCTGACCGCCTCGCACATGCCGCGCGAATCTCGCTCGGCGCGCGGACTGCCGCCGGTACGAAAGAGCCTCGGCCAGCATTTTCTCGAAGACCGCCGCATTCTGGAGCGGATCGTCGATGCGCTCGATCCGAAGCCGGGCGACACGGTCATCGAGATCGGTTCGGGGCGGGGAAGTCTCTCGGACATTCTCGCACCGCGCGTGGGCCGGCTGGTTCTCATCGAGTACGACCGCGCGCTCGCCGCTCGGTTGCGCGAGAGGTACGCGGGAACGCCGTCGGTCTCCGTCGTCGAAGCGGACGTGCTCGAGGTGTCGCTCGCCCGGTTGGTTGACGGGCCGTTCAAGCTGATCGGCAACGTCCCTTATTACATCACGACGCCGATCCTCTTTCACGCGCTCCAGGCGCCTCGCGCCGCGCGCACGGTGCTCCTCGTGCAGCGCGAAGTCGCGGACCGGATCGCCGCGGAGCCGGGGTCCAAGACCTACGGCGCGCTGTCGGTGAACGTGCAAGCGGTGGCGACGGCGAAGGTGGCCTTCCGCGTCGCGCCGGGCTCGTTCAATCCGCCGCCGAAGGTGGAGAGCGCGGTTGTGGTCATTGAACCACGGACAGACCCGGTGGTGACGTCAAGCGAAGAAGATTCGTTCCGCCGCTTCGTGCAGGACGCGTTCAGCATGCGTCGCAAGCAGATGCGCCGTGTCGTCCGCGCGATCGCTTCGCTCGACGCCGAAAAGGCGGACGAGTCGCTCGCGCGCGCGTCCATCGATCCGACCGCTCGCCCGGAAACGCTGTCGCCTGCGGACTTCGCGCGGCTTCGCCGGGAGCTTTTTAGTCGCGATTCGTGAGCGCGAAGCTCAACCCTTCGAGCTCCATCGCCATGTTCACGGTCTTGATTGCCACGTCGGCG contains the following coding sequences:
- the pta gene encoding phosphate acetyltransferase, whose amino-acid sequence is MSFLAELHARAAAAARRIVFPESADERTRTAVSELARRRIVRPILLLDPAAPETHDAVRALGVDVIDPVRQPLSESALTEFLSRHAARGLTKEEGRAILHTSLHYADAMVALDQADGCVAGAVHTSGDVLRASLWLVGPDAGVRTVSSAFYMVVDSFRGSAEEVLTFTDCAVVRYPTATQLADIAIAAAVDRRRIVGDEPTVAFLSFSTRGSATGASVDLVRAAVDEVRARMPGLAVDGELQGDAALASAVAERKAPDSAVAGRANVLVFPSLDAGNIAYKLVQRLAHASAIGPIVQGLRRPCSDLSRGAVVDDIFNVAAVTALQSVSATAVNEARQESTK
- a CDS encoding GAF domain-containing SpoIIE family protein phosphatase — encoded protein: MTELAQVLAAFETATQCEAAVWMGGSADPKAIVRVASTRASPEVDQFPSPGEEQRVIPLMDGDAGGEAVISLVPGPRRAWLVVGPTRARSNDPRALTRFLLPVVAQYLQSALEVEHAANELAERYEEINLLYTISEILGRTVSLEEATKTILSEVSETVGARRASVLVADRGTNMLRAVAALGVDPAEVPAISVDDACSVSARVFRSRHPALIEGDDSLCPEEASYRRGAMLSVPIMWTAPVPREPETLGVVNLSDRRSGQPFTAGDLKLIAAIATQIGTAIQNARLVRASIEQQRLAHEMQLAHDLQMKLLPDNRIVAPDANVAARVIPAESVGGDFYNLFHLGNSRTGVMIGDVSGHGYQAALIMALTMSASAIHSQATTDPGTMLQALAGTLREELTMTEMFISAFYAVIDPIAGQLHYANTGHPHAFLCSPGKGIERLPANDPPLGMDERAPATASRPWNPDKDLLVLFTDGVSDARNRAGERLGENRVLEVVRSFAGAEPSTILDRIIESLHEHRDGAALRDDLTIVLVRS
- a CDS encoding ATP-binding protein, which gives rise to MPNDVRYIENVVELVRRECIELAYGQRQLMLNVPVALTEALSNAILRGNGDDPAKHVHVRAEVDSERLVVEVADEGEGFDLDASMVDPTTPGNIDREDGRGLFLMRKLMDRVEMIDAPHGSVVRMTLHRE
- the coaD gene encoding pantetheine-phosphate adenylyltransferase; the protein is MRTALYAGSFDPITRGHEDLMLRSLAYVDRLVVAVATNSSKHPVFTVQERVDLIRETVSNEPRITVKSFDGLLVEFAAQEGAQLLIRGLRAVSDFEYEYQMALMNRHLSPKLETVFMVPSLDTTYISASLVREIARYGGDVSSLVHPAVAAALKKRLSSK
- the rsmA gene encoding 16S rRNA (adenine(1518)-N(6)/adenine(1519)-N(6))-dimethyltransferase RsmA: MPRESRSARGLPPVRKSLGQHFLEDRRILERIVDALDPKPGDTVIEIGSGRGSLSDILAPRVGRLVLIEYDRALAARLRERYAGTPSVSVVEADVLEVSLARLVDGPFKLIGNVPYYITTPILFHALQAPRAARTVLLVQREVADRIAAEPGSKTYGALSVNVQAVATAKVAFRVAPGSFNPPPKVESAVVVIEPRTDPVVTSSEEDSFRRFVQDAFSMRRKQMRRVVRAIASLDAEKADESLARASIDPTARPETLSPADFARLRRELFSRDS
- the recJ gene encoding single-stranded-DNA-specific exonuclease RecJ, with the translated sequence MSASEVSEVTARPRLLPRPRARWLLPQEPDPTIVAQLKEELRLPHAVCRLLAIRGFGEPDHAKAYLRPRLDHLHEPAQLADLDKAVERLARAVRDNETIFVHGDYDVDGICSTTLMVRTIRSLGGTVVPFIPRRLTDGYDLGDAGVRAAEACGARLVLTCDCGTSAHGPIDRLMSAGIDVIVADHHLPSGPLPAAYAVLNPKRPGCPSPDKDLAAVGVAFKLALALTRAMNGNVNSVFAMLDLVALATIADVAPLRGENRVLVRYGLRLLNEPIRPGIRAMIRATGLEGRALTAGRVGFILAPRLNAAGRLESALRGVELLLSTSDQEANPIARELEELNARRQEIDRATLEQVRERVTALDLESTYGIVLAEQGWHPGVIGIVASRVVEEFGRPTMLIALEGETGKGSGRSISAFDLHGGLTECRDLLLRFGGHRSAAGVTVSTDQVAAFAARFNDVARSRLSADDLVPELRIDLEVPLDQVNDDLESLLRHLEPCGMGNPSPLLLTRGLTVAAPPRVVGTDGLKLILADGDRRITALGWGMGPRIRDVEEGATIDVAYRLERDVWNGESRLQARLADFRA
- a CDS encoding STAS domain-containing protein, translating into MSFSIKKDGQVVVVDVEGQLIVGNRQELKQKVLDELERGERRFLIDFAQTGYIDSSGLGVLVSLSKKIREQGGELRLANLNDDLKTLFELTKLDTLFQIADTRDRALKSF
- a CDS encoding RsmD family RNA methyltransferase; translated protein: MRIVAGRWRGRRIDAPKDARVRPTGDRVREAWMSIVSPWLPDARVLDLFAGSGALGLEALSRGATVVDLVEIAPESISTIRANADRLGAGAAAIVHRADALRFVAKLSAGDYDVAFADPPYDLALATRVAERWLDTPFASILGVEHRTGEALPGEPDVRRYGSTSISFYGLKS